Proteins encoded by one window of Candidatus Methylomirabilota bacterium:
- a CDS encoding SDR family NAD(P)-dependent oxidoreductase, with translation MGRLDGKVVVVTGASRGIGADVARLFAAEGGRVVCAARTLEEGQHPLAGSLATTVAAIREAGGEAHAVASNIAEATECERLVQEARERYGPVDVLVNNAALTYYVPVKDYPVSKWLRSWAVNFQAPFILSQLVLGDMIPRRRGAIVNISSGSAIGPGRGPYPDATVGARGGTCYGAEKAALERFTQGLASEVYQYGVSVTSVAPSQVVPTPGTVYHRLVSGLDDPRGEPPLLMAQAALLLATEPLDRVTGRVTYSQQILREFGWIEHGRGRGVDSRGSGYSEI, from the coding sequence ATGGGCCGACTCGATGGGAAGGTCGTCGTGGTCACCGGCGCGAGCCGCGGCATCGGCGCCGACGTGGCCCGCCTCTTCGCCGCGGAAGGCGGCCGCGTGGTCTGCGCGGCACGCACCCTGGAGGAAGGACAGCACCCGCTCGCCGGCTCTCTCGCGACGACCGTGGCCGCCATCCGCGAGGCGGGCGGCGAGGCGCATGCGGTCGCCAGCAACATCGCCGAGGCCACGGAGTGTGAGCGGCTGGTCCAGGAAGCGCGCGAGCGCTACGGGCCGGTCGACGTGCTCGTGAACAACGCGGCCCTGACGTACTACGTTCCGGTCAAGGACTATCCGGTCTCGAAGTGGTTGCGCTCGTGGGCGGTGAACTTCCAGGCCCCGTTCATCTTGAGCCAGCTGGTGCTCGGAGACATGATCCCGCGCCGGCGCGGCGCCATCGTGAACATCTCCTCAGGCTCGGCCATCGGCCCCGGGCGCGGACCCTATCCGGACGCGACGGTGGGCGCGCGCGGCGGCACCTGCTACGGCGCCGAGAAGGCTGCGCTCGAGCGCTTCACCCAGGGGCTGGCGTCGGAGGTCTACCAGTACGGCGTCTCGGTCACGTCGGTCGCGCCCTCGCAGGTCGTCCCCACTCCGGGCACCGTGTATCACCGGCTCGTGAGCGGGCTAGACGACCCGCGAGGCGAGCCGCCGCTGCTGATGGCCCAGGCCGCCCTGCTCCTGGCCACCGAGCCGCTCGACCGCGTGACCGGCCGCGTCACCTACAGCCAGCAGATCCTCCGCGAGTTCGGCTGGATCGAGCACGGCCGCGGCCGCGGTGTCGACTCGCGCGGGAGCGGCTACTCGGAGATCTAG
- a CDS encoding ABC transporter ATP-binding protein/permease, which translates to MPSRGEEDGTAAGGRRLDLVLRDAGSLALPYWRSAERWRARALLAVIIVLNLGIVGTSIVFIYWQKIFYNALEAKDWDAFIASLLWWSYTPRDGVTIGFAPALALFVLFTGYELYLRQALQIRWRRWMTEQYVGQWLSDRVYLQMALTDSGTDNPDQRIAEDIRLFVDNTLTLGLGLLRSSTSLFAFVWLLWRLSPPIVLAGVVVPGYLVWIALLYSAFGTWMVHLAGRRLTPLNYLQQRAEADFRFSLMRVLENVEGIAFHGGEAEQKRELGSRFATLVTNWRAIMTVTKRLTFLTSGYAQVVLVFPLAAVAPAYFAGRASLGGVFQTSNAFVQVQNALSWIVESYPALTGWFATVERLAGFHHSARRAREANGGATVTLGERDDLDIVNVQLSCPNGQSLIRDVELRVSPGERLLIKGASGTGKSTLLRAIADIWPFGSGAIRRPAGRHLFLPHRPYMPLGTLKRAVCYPMNEAEYSDLDVRSALADAGLGHLAPELATTDAWERRLSAGEQQRLVLARAFLLRPQWLFLDEATSSLDPAAEAHLYSLLCERLRDTTVVSIAHRHDLARFHTRVLAIEEGVLRNVST; encoded by the coding sequence TTGCCCTCTCGCGGTGAGGAGGACGGAACCGCGGCGGGCGGGCGGCGTCTCGACCTCGTTCTGCGCGACGCCGGCTCGCTCGCCCTCCCGTACTGGAGGAGCGCGGAGCGCTGGCGCGCGCGGGCCCTGCTCGCGGTCATCATCGTCCTCAATCTGGGAATCGTCGGCACCTCGATCGTCTTCATCTACTGGCAGAAGATCTTCTACAACGCCCTGGAGGCGAAGGACTGGGACGCGTTCATCGCCTCCCTGCTATGGTGGAGTTACACCCCCCGCGACGGCGTGACCATCGGGTTTGCCCCCGCGCTCGCGCTGTTCGTTCTGTTCACCGGGTACGAGCTCTATCTGCGTCAGGCCCTGCAGATTCGCTGGCGCCGGTGGATGACCGAGCAATATGTCGGACAGTGGCTGTCCGACCGGGTGTACCTCCAGATGGCGCTCACCGATTCCGGCACCGACAATCCGGATCAGCGGATCGCGGAAGACATCCGGCTGTTCGTCGACAACACCCTCACCCTCGGGCTGGGCCTGTTGCGGTCGTCGACCTCACTCTTCGCGTTCGTGTGGCTCCTCTGGAGACTGTCGCCGCCGATCGTGCTCGCCGGCGTGGTCGTACCCGGTTATCTGGTGTGGATCGCGCTGCTGTACTCCGCCTTCGGGACCTGGATGGTCCATCTCGCCGGTCGCCGGTTGACGCCGCTCAACTACCTTCAACAACGGGCGGAAGCGGATTTTCGCTTCAGCCTCATGCGGGTGCTCGAAAACGTCGAGGGGATCGCCTTCCACGGTGGGGAAGCGGAGCAGAAGCGGGAGTTGGGCAGCCGCTTCGCCACGCTGGTCACCAATTGGCGAGCCATCATGACGGTGACGAAGCGGCTCACGTTCTTGACGTCGGGTTACGCGCAAGTCGTGCTGGTGTTTCCGCTCGCAGCGGTCGCCCCCGCGTATTTCGCCGGCCGCGCCTCCCTGGGGGGCGTCTTTCAGACGAGCAACGCCTTCGTGCAAGTGCAGAACGCGCTGTCCTGGATCGTAGAGAGCTACCCGGCGCTCACCGGATGGTTCGCCACCGTCGAACGGCTCGCCGGGTTCCACCACTCGGCCCGGCGCGCGCGCGAGGCAAACGGAGGGGCGACGGTCACCTTGGGGGAGCGGGACGACCTGGACATCGTAAACGTGCAGTTGAGCTGTCCCAACGGCCAGAGCCTCATCCGGGACGTCGAGCTTCGGGTCTCTCCCGGCGAGCGTTTGCTGATCAAGGGCGCCAGCGGCACCGGCAAGTCGACCCTGTTGCGGGCCATCGCCGACATCTGGCCATTCGGCTCGGGAGCCATCCGGCGACCGGCCGGCCGCCACCTGTTCTTGCCCCACCGGCCGTACATGCCACTGGGAACCCTCAAGCGGGCGGTCTGTTATCCGATGAACGAGGCGGAGTACTCGGACCTCGACGTCCGCTCCGCGCTCGCGGACGCCGGCCTTGGTCATCTCGCCCCGGAGCTGGCGACGACCGACGCCTGGGAGCGCCGCTTGTCGGCGGGCGAACAGCAGCGCCTGGTCCTCGCGCGTGCGTTCCTGCTCCGGCCGCAATGGCTGTTCCTGGACGAGGCCACGTCGAGCCTCGACCCCGCTGCCGAGGCGCACCTGTACTCGCTCCTGTGCGAGAGGCTCCGTGACACCACCGTCGTCTCGATCGCGCACCGACACGACCTGGCCCGGTTTCACACTCGCGTTCTCGCCATCGAGGAGGGTGTGCTTCGAAACGTTTCAACCTGA
- a CDS encoding MBL fold metallo-hydrolase: protein MKLALIGHASWLVDTPDTRILFDPLLFDPNQGDCYEVHPSRRVHVPELADVDVVVVSHRHIDHFDVRSLCSLPKTAAVLCPRDPLIVKTLEAIGFGKVRVVEDWDRVRCGDTTIVATPSRNPVPEHGFVVSDGRHTIWNQVDTQVAPETTTEINRTYGRLDVLIAPWQPLLELKFQLNESTSFPHQAYADLIRQASGCATKVLIPGASGFRYGSRSRWLNRIAFPVARDRFAEDVRRALPRKDTAIHQVNPGDEIVCHGDAPEIGRQTATVASSVAGEEDLVAFCPVDPFQDLFRDRAPLTTAECGVSSIVDDLDRFIQRELANTSSPLCAYGRWEVRYQLIVCFEAGNLFVNWDFTHGARRVDGRNLSANATSIISGRILRALARGACSWEEAYHSGGWRFFQSVAVVSPTDYVVPPAETVVDIVQLRYPYAESLDRLIATELERWAGTGRRTGG from the coding sequence ATGAAACTCGCCTTGATCGGCCACGCCTCCTGGCTCGTCGACACCCCGGACACCCGAATACTCTTCGATCCCCTGCTCTTCGACCCGAACCAGGGTGACTGTTACGAGGTTCATCCGTCCCGGCGGGTGCACGTCCCCGAGCTCGCTGATGTGGACGTCGTGGTTGTCTCGCATCGCCATATCGACCATTTCGACGTGCGCTCGCTGTGTTCGCTGCCCAAGACGGCCGCCGTCCTGTGTCCGCGCGACCCGTTGATCGTCAAGACGCTCGAGGCCATCGGCTTCGGCAAGGTCCGGGTGGTCGAGGACTGGGATCGGGTTCGTTGCGGCGACACCACGATCGTCGCCACCCCGTCGCGCAATCCGGTGCCGGAGCACGGCTTCGTGGTTTCGGACGGCCGACACACGATCTGGAATCAGGTCGACACTCAGGTCGCCCCGGAAACCACGACCGAGATCAACCGTACCTATGGGCGGCTGGACGTCCTGATCGCCCCCTGGCAGCCCTTGCTCGAGCTGAAGTTTCAGCTCAACGAGAGCACATCTTTTCCGCACCAAGCCTACGCGGACCTGATTCGGCAGGCCAGCGGCTGCGCGACGAAGGTATTGATTCCCGGCGCGAGCGGCTTCCGATACGGCAGTCGCTCCCGGTGGCTGAACCGAATCGCGTTTCCCGTGGCCCGCGACCGGTTTGCCGAAGATGTCAGGCGAGCGTTGCCGCGAAAGGACACGGCGATCCACCAGGTCAATCCGGGGGACGAGATCGTCTGCCACGGAGACGCTCCGGAGATTGGCCGCCAGACAGCGACCGTCGCGTCCAGCGTCGCCGGAGAGGAGGACCTGGTCGCATTTTGCCCGGTCGATCCGTTCCAGGATCTGTTCCGAGATCGCGCCCCGCTCACGACGGCCGAATGTGGCGTGTCGTCGATTGTCGACGACCTCGACCGGTTCATTCAACGCGAACTGGCGAACACGTCGTCTCCGCTCTGCGCATACGGACGGTGGGAGGTGCGGTACCAGCTGATCGTCTGCTTCGAGGCGGGCAATCTGTTCGTCAATTGGGACTTCACGCACGGCGCCCGTCGCGTCGACGGCCGGAATCTCAGCGCCAACGCCACGTCGATCATCAGCGGCCGGATCCTCCGGGCGCTGGCGCGCGGCGCGTGTAGCTGGGAGGAAGCCTACCACTCGGGGGGCTGGCGATTCTTTCAGTCGGTGGCTGTCGTCTCACCCACCGATTACGTCGTCCCTCCGGCCGAGACGGTGGTGGACATCGTGCAGCTCCGCTACCCGTACGCCGAGTCGCTGGACAGGCTGATCGCCACCGAGCTCGAGCGCTGGGCGGGGACCGGCCGCCGCACAGGTGGGTGA
- a CDS encoding transglycosylase SLT domain-containing protein, whose translation MPINMALSAAAHDFIAPAPAVWPAPTDAPPVPAGGWIDVFGEPAEALAPRVASFTPPADPAPPIVVAAMPSAAYRVHDNRHVRFFLDRFRTGDRRAVVESCLVRAGRYLPMILDVFRQKGLPDELVFTAMIESGFNPVAVSHAGAKGLWQFMAPTARLYGLRVDRWLDERLDPEKSTVAAANYLRDLHNQFGSWDLAQAAYNAGEVRVQQAIQGTGSRDFWRLHRSPLLLEETKNFVPAIHAATLIGREPERYGFTVVPAEPLRYEQVTVPRGSRLVRLAALSGVTVQDLESLNPELRQKQTPPDSTYELKVPLGSAGAVQAAVRMDLAPRKHAPAPRAGVHVVQSGDTLWRIAQQYGVSASQIVTWNGLEKPDRIFPGERLRITA comes from the coding sequence GTGCCGATCAACATGGCGCTGAGCGCGGCGGCCCACGACTTCATCGCGCCCGCCCCGGCGGTCTGGCCCGCGCCCACGGACGCTCCCCCTGTCCCCGCCGGCGGATGGATCGACGTCTTCGGCGAGCCCGCCGAGGCGCTCGCGCCGCGGGTGGCCAGCTTCACGCCGCCCGCCGATCCGGCGCCACCGATCGTGGTCGCGGCCATGCCGTCGGCCGCCTACCGCGTGCACGACAACCGGCACGTGCGCTTCTTCCTCGATCGCTTCCGGACCGGTGACCGCCGCGCCGTCGTCGAGTCCTGTCTCGTCCGCGCCGGACGGTATCTGCCGATGATCCTCGACGTGTTCCGGCAGAAGGGTCTGCCCGACGAGCTCGTCTTCACCGCGATGATCGAGAGTGGGTTCAACCCGGTCGCGGTCTCGCACGCCGGCGCCAAGGGTCTCTGGCAGTTCATGGCGCCGACCGCTCGCCTCTACGGGCTCCGGGTGGACCGGTGGCTCGACGAGCGGCTCGATCCCGAGAAGTCCACGGTGGCCGCGGCCAACTACCTCCGCGATCTCCACAACCAGTTCGGCTCCTGGGACCTGGCTCAGGCCGCCTACAACGCGGGCGAGGTGCGGGTGCAACAGGCCATCCAGGGCACCGGCTCGCGCGACTTCTGGCGGCTGCACCGCAGCCCGCTGCTCCTCGAGGAGACCAAGAACTTCGTGCCGGCCATCCACGCGGCCACGCTGATCGGCCGCGAGCCCGAGCGCTACGGCTTCACGGTGGTGCCGGCGGAGCCGCTGCGCTACGAGCAGGTCACGGTCCCGCGCGGCAGCCGGCTCGTCCGTCTCGCCGCGCTCTCGGGCGTGACCGTGCAGGACCTGGAGTCGCTCAATCCCGAGCTTCGCCAGAAGCAGACGCCGCCGGACTCGACGTACGAGCTGAAGGTGCCCCTCGGCTCGGCCGGCGCGGTGCAGGCCGCGGTCCGGATGGACCTGGCCCCCCGCAAGCACGCTCCGGCGCCGCGGGCCGGCGTGCACGTGGTCCAGTCCGGCGATACGCTCTGGCGCATCGCGCAGCAATACGGCGTCTCCGCGAGTCAAATCGTCACGTGGAACGGCCTGGAGAAGCCCGACCGCATCTTCCCCGGCGAGCGTCTCCGCATCACCGCCTAG
- a CDS encoding GMC family oxidoreductase: MILDADRETVPLDRAARVAIVGAGPAGMTLARELAEVADVLLIEAGGLESEPAQQALLAGECVGLEYPLTETRARQFGGSSGLWAGYCAMFDPHDFAFRSWVPGSGWPFGVESMRSHYVRAAARLNLGAPSFDAGEITRRAGLGWPFDDRSLVATVWRFGAPTIRFGEHLREEFHASSDLTTLIHANVVDLTLDGSHGMVTGLTLRTLGGREGRVSADVVVLACGGIETARLLLNADRQIDAGVGNRTGLVGRCFMEHPHRAIERFVLHDVDAFDRWTRPEPSEAGGEFIPCIGLPPHVQEQARILNARAHVYRTPAMPPDEAPRIGLFLEQAPNPLSRVLLSDRTDSLGMRRVRLDWQLTELDRRTYECTAAMVAREFERLGAGRLSGPIEARDHEGILHSNHHLGTTRMSATREDGVVDADCRVHDLDNLYIVGGSVFPTVSWANPTLTVLALTFRLGDHLRRRLGPAPNGPRVIGP; this comes from the coding sequence GTGATCCTCGACGCCGACCGGGAGACGGTACCGCTGGACCGGGCTGCTAGAGTCGCGATCGTGGGCGCGGGTCCCGCCGGCATGACGCTGGCGCGAGAGCTGGCCGAAGTGGCGGACGTGTTGCTGATCGAGGCGGGGGGTCTCGAGAGCGAGCCGGCTCAGCAAGCGCTCCTGGCGGGCGAATGCGTCGGCCTGGAGTATCCGCTCACCGAGACGCGGGCGCGGCAGTTCGGGGGCTCTTCAGGCCTGTGGGCCGGTTACTGCGCGATGTTCGACCCCCACGACTTCGCGTTCCGGAGCTGGGTGCCCGGGAGCGGGTGGCCATTCGGCGTCGAGTCGATGCGCTCCCACTACGTCCGGGCGGCCGCACGGCTCAACCTCGGCGCGCCGTCCTTCGACGCCGGTGAGATCACGCGGCGGGCGGGGCTCGGGTGGCCGTTCGACGATCGGTCGCTGGTGGCCACGGTCTGGCGGTTCGGCGCGCCCACCATCAGATTCGGTGAGCATCTGCGTGAGGAGTTTCACGCCTCGTCCGACCTCACCACGTTGATCCATGCCAACGTCGTCGATCTCACGCTCGACGGCAGTCATGGCATGGTGACCGGGCTCACCCTGCGGACCCTCGGCGGACGAGAGGGTCGCGTGTCCGCCGATGTGGTCGTCCTCGCGTGTGGCGGTATCGAGACGGCGCGCCTTCTCCTGAACGCCGACCGCCAGATCGATGCCGGGGTGGGAAATCGCACCGGCCTCGTGGGCCGCTGCTTCATGGAACATCCGCATCGAGCCATCGAGCGGTTCGTCCTCCATGACGTCGACGCCTTCGATCGATGGACGCGACCCGAACCGTCCGAGGCCGGCGGGGAGTTCATCCCATGCATCGGTTTGCCGCCGCACGTCCAGGAGCAGGCGAGGATCCTCAACGCCCGCGCCCACGTCTATCGGACACCGGCGATGCCGCCCGACGAGGCGCCGAGGATCGGCCTGTTCCTCGAGCAGGCGCCCAATCCACTGAGCCGCGTCCTCCTCTCGGACCGGACCGACTCCCTGGGAATGCGCCGGGTTCGCCTCGATTGGCAGCTCACCGAGCTGGATCGGAGGACGTACGAGTGCACCGCCGCCATGGTGGCCCGTGAATTCGAGCGCCTGGGGGCCGGTCGCCTGAGTGGTCCCATCGAGGCGCGCGACCACGAGGGCATTCTCCACTCGAACCACCATCTCGGGACGACGCGCATGTCGGCGACACGCGAGGACGGTGTCGTCGACGCCGACTGCCGAGTGCACGACCTCGACAATCTCTACATCGTTGGTGGGAGCGTCTTTCCCACCGTGAGCTGGGCCAATCCTACTCTCACGGTGTTGGCGCTGACCTTTCGTCTCGGCGATCACCTGCGTCGGCGACTCGGCCCGGCGCCGAACGGGCCTCGAGTGATCGGCCCATGA
- a CDS encoding VOC family protein, which yields MPTGHGFSHVGVSTHDMDATVHFYEEVLGFPHVVESVTRVTSGGTVREVYFEIGEGQFIVFMEAKDVPGIPADYDTGINRALGVPLGMYHFALRVRSLDDLESRRRHLESHRVEVTPIVDLGHAKSIFFFDPNGIQLEFCCQTRAFDASDLQRASEASVALSR from the coding sequence ATGCCGACCGGACATGGGTTCTCTCACGTAGGCGTATCGACCCACGACATGGACGCGACCGTCCACTTCTACGAAGAGGTGCTGGGTTTCCCGCATGTCGTCGAGAGCGTGACCCGCGTCACCTCGGGCGGCACCGTTCGCGAAGTCTACTTCGAGATCGGGGAGGGGCAGTTCATCGTCTTCATGGAGGCCAAGGACGTGCCGGGCATCCCCGCCGACTACGACACCGGAATCAACCGCGCGCTCGGCGTGCCGCTCGGAATGTACCACTTCGCCCTCCGGGTTCGATCGCTCGACGATCTCGAGTCACGCCGCCGGCACCTGGAGAGCCACCGGGTCGAGGTGACGCCGATCGTCGACCTCGGCCATGCCAAATCGATCTTCTTCTTCGATCCGAACGGCATCCAGCTCGAATTCTGTTGTCAGACCCGCGCGTTCGACGCGTCCGATCTTCAGCGCGCGTCGGAGGCCAGCGTTGCCCTCTCGCGGTGA